From the Lancefieldella sp. Marseille-Q7238 genome, one window contains:
- the pyk gene encoding pyruvate kinase: MAQKKKTKIVCTMGPATESDEVLTELIKSGMNVARFNFSHGSHDYHRNMIARVRNISAELGIPVAIMLDTKGPEVRTGVLKDGKKVMLNTGDEVVITTDDDVIGTAKRFSLDYKNLPNEVEKGSIILIDDGLIGLEVDHVDGTDMYCKVINGGELGEKKGVNVPNVNIGLPSVTEQDRADIMFGCELGIDAIAASFIRDGEAVSEIRDICREMGTPNVQIFPKIESVLGVKNFDEILSASDGIMVARGDLGVEVPAAEVPHIQKTIIKKCNAAYKPVITATQMLDSMIRNPRPTRAEVTDVANAIYDGTDCVMLSGESAAGKYPIEAVKTMAAICKETEKYLSVKDTYHQRKGLKNINGATGFAAVNMALTVDAKCIICPTHSGRTARLVSNFRPKRPLYAMSPSDEAIRRTCFYWGVYAYKTTEQGSLANTMYNALQVAKEVGVAEAGDLVVLTAGDPQTSPRLGDYTTSTNVAMICQVQ; the protein is encoded by the coding sequence ATGGCACAGAAGAAGAAAACGAAGATTGTATGCACCATGGGACCTGCAACAGAAAGTGACGAGGTCCTTACGGAGCTCATTAAATCGGGCATGAATGTTGCTCGATTCAACTTCTCTCATGGCAGCCATGACTACCACCGCAACATGATCGCCCGCGTTCGCAATATCTCCGCCGAGCTGGGTATTCCTGTCGCTATCATGCTTGACACCAAAGGTCCCGAGGTTCGCACCGGCGTTCTGAAGGACGGCAAGAAGGTCATGCTCAATACCGGCGATGAGGTTGTTATCACCACCGACGATGACGTCATCGGCACCGCAAAGCGCTTCTCGCTTGATTACAAAAACCTTCCTAATGAAGTCGAAAAGGGTTCCATCATCTTGATTGATGATGGCCTTATTGGCCTTGAGGTCGACCATGTCGATGGCACCGATATGTACTGCAAGGTTATCAATGGCGGCGAGCTTGGCGAGAAAAAGGGCGTCAATGTTCCCAACGTCAACATCGGCCTGCCTTCCGTTACCGAGCAGGACCGGGCCGACATCATGTTCGGCTGCGAGCTTGGCATTGACGCCATTGCCGCTTCCTTCATCCGCGATGGCGAGGCTGTCAGCGAGATTCGCGACATCTGCCGCGAGATGGGCACCCCGAACGTCCAGATTTTCCCCAAGATTGAGTCTGTTCTGGGAGTCAAGAATTTTGACGAAATTCTTTCCGCTTCTGACGGCATCATGGTCGCCCGTGGCGATTTGGGTGTTGAAGTACCTGCAGCTGAGGTCCCCCACATCCAGAAGACCATCATCAAGAAGTGCAACGCGGCGTATAAACCCGTTATCACCGCTACGCAGATGCTCGACTCCATGATCCGCAATCCCCGTCCTACTCGTGCGGAAGTTACTGACGTCGCAAACGCCATTTATGACGGCACCGACTGCGTTATGCTCTCCGGCGAGTCCGCGGCTGGTAAGTATCCTATTGAGGCGGTTAAAACCATGGCCGCCATCTGCAAGGAGACCGAGAAGTACCTCTCTGTGAAAGATACCTATCATCAGCGCAAAGGCCTCAAGAACATCAACGGGGCAACCGGCTTTGCAGCCGTCAACATGGCGCTGACCGTTGACGCGAAATGCATAATTTGCCCGACGCACTCCGGCCGCACCGCCCGTCTGGTGTCCAACTTCCGCCCGAAGCGTCCGCTCTACGCTATGTCTCCAAGCGATGAGGCTATCCGCCGCACATGCTTCTACTGGGGCGTCTACGCGTACAAGACAACCGAGCAGGGTTCTCTTGCCAACACCATGTACAACGCTCTGCAGGTTGCCAAGGAAGTCGGCGTCGCTGAAGCCGGCGATTTGGTCGTTTTGACCGCAGGCGATCCTCAGACCAGCCCGCGTCTTGGCGACTACACCACATCTACCAACGTCGCCATGATTTGCCAGGTTCAGTAA
- a CDS encoding 2-hydroxyacid dehydrogenase produces MKILFYGAQSYDRNSFNKELKDYPDVSIDYTEINLTPLTASLAQGYDAVCAFVNADAGIMTLEILAGFGVKLVLMRCAGFDAVNVEAAKDLGIRVTRVPAYSPEAIAEHAMGLGLCANRRIHRGYNRIRENDFSLVGLVGETLHGKTAGIVGTGRIGAALCRICKGFGMTVLGADLYPNQKLVDEEHVVDEYVDYDELWKRSDFISLHAFLNEESYHMINDKTIGEMKDGVILVNTGRGGLVDTQALIRGILSGKIGACGLDVYEEENPNVYRDRGDEVFSSITAELCSFPNVVMTSHQAFFTHEALAQIARVTLENAQAFATGNEFIEKSVVC; encoded by the coding sequence ATGAAAATCCTGTTTTACGGCGCTCAAAGCTACGATCGAAACTCCTTTAACAAGGAGCTCAAAGATTATCCCGATGTCTCTATTGACTATACCGAGATTAACCTCACGCCGCTAACCGCGTCTCTTGCCCAAGGCTATGACGCTGTCTGCGCTTTTGTCAACGCCGACGCCGGTATTATGACCTTGGAAATCCTCGCGGGTTTTGGTGTCAAGTTGGTACTCATGCGCTGCGCGGGCTTCGATGCCGTCAACGTTGAGGCCGCAAAGGATCTTGGCATCAGAGTTACACGCGTTCCTGCCTACTCTCCTGAGGCAATCGCCGAGCACGCTATGGGCCTTGGACTCTGCGCTAACCGCCGTATTCATCGTGGATACAACCGTATTCGCGAGAATGACTTCTCGCTTGTTGGCCTTGTCGGCGAGACGCTGCACGGCAAGACCGCGGGTATCGTTGGCACCGGTCGCATTGGCGCGGCGCTTTGCCGCATCTGCAAGGGCTTTGGCATGACCGTCCTTGGCGCTGACCTCTATCCCAACCAGAAGCTCGTTGATGAGGAGCACGTTGTCGATGAATACGTCGACTATGACGAGCTTTGGAAACGTTCAGATTTCATCTCTTTGCACGCGTTTTTGAATGAGGAAAGCTACCACATGATCAACGACAAGACCATCGGCGAGATGAAAGATGGCGTCATTTTGGTCAACACGGGACGCGGCGGACTTGTCGACACCCAGGCGCTTATCCGCGGCATTCTTTCCGGAAAGATTGGCGCCTGCGGACTTGACGTCTACGAGGAGGAAAATCCCAACGTTTACCGCGACCGCGGTGATGAGGTATTCAGCTCGATAACCGCCGAGCTCTGTTCCTTCCCCAACGTTGTTATGACCAGCCACCAGGCGTTCTTTACCCATGAGGCTCTCGCTCAAATTGCGCGCGTTACGCTTGAAAATGCGCAGGCGTTCGCAACAGGCAATGAGTTTATCGAAAAGAGCGTTGTCTGCTAA
- a CDS encoding cation-translocating P-type ATPase, with protein MKEYLSDAADVLSSYDTHGKSGLSAAEAASRLERDGLNKLKEPKKDPLIKRFFAQMADPMVIMLLIAAVISAVAGIYTGEGGIADVAIILFVVVVNSILGVVQEGKAEEALAALQKMSAATSKVVRDGRLDDVPSVELVVGDIILLEAGDSVPADCRVLESASMKVEESALTGESLPVEKTADALRLCGGTDDVPLGDRKNMCYSGSIVVYGRGRAVVVATGMDTEMGKIADAISQAEDGQTPLQISLDQLSHTLTKLVVAICVLIFFTGFIKHGSEMLQNFDLVLNTFMVAVSLAVAAIPEGLVAVVTIVLSMGVTRMSERHAIVRRLTAVETLGCTQVICSDKTGTLTQNKMTVVRHETENLDAHVRTMALCSDAKWDDAEQIAKGEPTEAALVADAAKHGYTTSDLASSRPRIGEAPFDSKRKMMSVVVRTRSGEVVQHTKGAPDEILARCTKIMTSDGVVDLTDKARADILSQNKSMADQALRVMASARRDWGDTAPESFDASDLEKDMTFVGLSGMIDPVRPEVKAAIEEAHNAGMRVVMITGDHVDTAIAIASELGIIDNRDQAITGAQLDKISDEDFEQKIESLGVYARVQPEHKVRIVDTWRKKGMVTAMTGDGVNDAPSIKRADIGIGMGITGTDVTKGVADMVLADDNFATIIAACEEGRRIYDNIRKCIQFLLSSNLAEVIAVFVASLVGFTILQPTHLLWINLITDSLPALAMATEKAEPGIMNRKPRDSRAGIFSDGLGLDCIVQGVIISVLTLASYFIGHYVEYGTFDISQVITNPSAGIDGMTMAFLTLSMVEMFHSFNMRSRRESIFKLNNQNIWLWGSFVVSLILTYIAIETPLSQAFGFAEIGIKEYAIAMGLAFAIIPLMELYKAIMRAVEK; from the coding sequence GTGAAAGAGTATCTTTCAGATGCTGCTGACGTCTTGAGCAGCTACGACACACATGGCAAGAGCGGTCTTTCAGCCGCTGAGGCCGCGAGCCGTCTTGAGAGAGACGGTCTCAACAAGCTCAAAGAGCCGAAAAAAGACCCCCTTATCAAGCGATTTTTTGCGCAGATGGCAGACCCTATGGTCATCATGCTGCTTATCGCAGCAGTCATTTCCGCTGTCGCTGGCATCTATACCGGTGAGGGCGGCATAGCAGACGTCGCTATTATTTTGTTCGTTGTTGTGGTCAATTCAATTCTCGGCGTGGTTCAGGAAGGCAAGGCTGAAGAGGCGCTTGCCGCTTTGCAAAAGATGAGTGCGGCAACGTCAAAGGTTGTGCGCGATGGTCGCCTTGATGACGTTCCTTCCGTTGAGCTTGTGGTGGGCGATATTATTTTGCTTGAAGCGGGAGATTCCGTTCCCGCTGATTGCCGCGTGCTGGAAAGCGCTTCTATGAAAGTTGAAGAGTCGGCGCTTACCGGAGAATCGCTGCCGGTTGAAAAAACCGCAGATGCTTTACGGCTTTGCGGTGGCACTGATGATGTGCCACTGGGAGATCGCAAAAACATGTGCTATTCAGGCTCCATCGTAGTCTATGGCCGTGGGCGCGCCGTTGTGGTTGCTACCGGCATGGACACTGAGATGGGCAAGATTGCTGACGCTATCTCTCAGGCTGAGGACGGGCAGACTCCTCTGCAGATTTCACTCGATCAGCTTTCTCATACGCTTACCAAGCTTGTAGTTGCTATCTGCGTGCTCATTTTCTTTACCGGTTTTATCAAGCACGGCTCTGAGATGCTCCAGAATTTCGATTTGGTGCTCAATACCTTTATGGTTGCGGTTTCTTTGGCGGTTGCGGCAATTCCGGAAGGTCTTGTCGCCGTCGTGACCATTGTGCTTTCAATGGGCGTTACGCGTATGTCTGAGCGTCATGCCATTGTCCGCCGCCTGACCGCTGTCGAGACCCTCGGCTGTACGCAGGTTATTTGTTCCGACAAGACCGGCACGCTTACGCAAAACAAGATGACAGTTGTCCGCCACGAAACGGAAAATCTTGACGCGCACGTGCGTACGATGGCGCTCTGCTCCGATGCGAAGTGGGATGACGCTGAGCAGATTGCCAAGGGCGAACCCACGGAGGCGGCGCTCGTTGCAGACGCTGCAAAGCACGGCTATACCACCAGTGACCTCGCTTCTTCTCGCCCGCGTATTGGTGAGGCTCCCTTTGACTCCAAGCGTAAGATGATGTCGGTGGTGGTTCGCACGCGCTCTGGCGAGGTGGTACAGCACACCAAGGGCGCTCCAGATGAGATACTTGCCCGCTGCACCAAGATTATGACGAGCGACGGTGTTGTCGATTTGACCGACAAAGCCCGCGCGGATATTTTAAGCCAGAATAAATCCATGGCTGACCAGGCGCTTCGCGTGATGGCGTCTGCTCGCCGTGATTGGGGAGATACGGCTCCCGAGAGTTTTGATGCGTCTGATCTCGAGAAGGACATGACGTTTGTAGGTCTTTCCGGCATGATTGATCCTGTGCGTCCTGAAGTGAAGGCTGCTATCGAGGAAGCTCACAATGCGGGTATGCGAGTAGTCATGATTACCGGCGATCACGTGGATACCGCTATCGCCATCGCATCCGAGCTGGGTATTATTGACAACCGTGATCAGGCCATTACCGGCGCTCAGCTTGACAAGATTTCGGATGAAGACTTTGAACAAAAGATTGAGTCTTTAGGTGTGTACGCGCGCGTACAGCCTGAACACAAGGTACGCATTGTTGATACCTGGCGCAAAAAGGGCATGGTTACCGCGATGACCGGAGATGGCGTCAACGACGCGCCGTCAATCAAGCGCGCGGACATCGGCATTGGCATGGGTATCACCGGCACCGATGTTACCAAGGGCGTTGCTGATATGGTTTTGGCTGACGACAACTTCGCTACCATTATTGCGGCGTGCGAGGAAGGTCGTCGCATTTACGACAATATCCGCAAGTGCATCCAGTTCCTGTTGAGCTCCAATCTGGCCGAAGTTATCGCTGTTTTTGTCGCGTCGCTTGTGGGCTTTACCATCCTGCAACCTACGCACTTGCTGTGGATTAATCTCATTACTGACTCGCTGCCTGCGCTTGCCATGGCAACTGAGAAGGCTGAACCGGGGATTATGAACCGCAAACCGCGCGACTCTCGCGCCGGTATCTTCTCTGATGGCCTTGGTCTTGACTGTATCGTGCAGGGTGTCATTATTTCCGTTTTGACGCTGGCGAGCTACTTTATCGGCCACTATGTTGAATACGGTACGTTTGACATCTCTCAGGTCATTACGAACCCCTCTGCCGGTATCGACGGCATGACCATGGCGTTCTTGACGCTTTCGATGGTTGAGATGTTCCATTCGTTTAATATGCGCAGCCGTCGCGAGTCCATATTCAAGCTCAATAATCAAAATATCTGGCTGTGGGGGTCATTTGTGGTTTCGCTGATTCTCACCTACATTGCTATTGAGACGCCGCTCTCTCAGGCGTTTGGCTTCGCAGAGATTGGCATCAAAGAGTATGCGATTGCCATGGGTCTGGCCTTCGCAATTATTCCGCTTATGGAACTCTATAAAGCTATTATGCGCGCCGTTGAAAAGTAA
- the rsgA gene encoding GTPase RsgA: MTKRAHISRSSRADRKQPFLPALSALTEVPDFDKLLPTATQREAYETCVANLIAAGAATREQFELACVVRLDRGFPAVAARSGVFRAEFAARVTKGAGLRVAVGDWVCARVPGEHDMGIIAEILPRKSEIARWRGSARGEKQTLAANIDTVFVVQALDKREISIDRIVRSTVIALDSGIRAVVVLTKADALDAALLKRSLTAIREVLDETVSVVVTSSKFEVFDDADCTEMQRAAHDFGAQWGIDAVRGEVPQGSVAMVLGESGAGKSTLLNALLGHDALETGEVRVSDREGRHTTVARRMVSLPGAGVIVDEPGLRSLPVVGHECGLARVFPKILSAAQRCKFRDCTHTHEPGCAVQAALQAGEFPSARLEAYLLLAREMRSSAQQLDPDVVL; this comes from the coding sequence TTGACCAAGCGGGCGCACATATCACGTTCATCAAGAGCCGATAGGAAACAGCCATTCCTGCCGGCTCTTTCAGCGCTGACAGAGGTGCCAGACTTTGACAAGCTGCTGCCAACGGCGACGCAGCGTGAGGCTTATGAAACCTGCGTTGCTAATCTCATCGCAGCCGGCGCTGCAACGCGCGAGCAGTTTGAACTTGCTTGCGTTGTCCGCCTGGACCGAGGTTTTCCCGCAGTAGCAGCAAGATCTGGGGTGTTTCGTGCGGAATTTGCGGCGCGCGTGACCAAGGGAGCAGGCTTGCGCGTTGCAGTGGGAGATTGGGTCTGTGCACGGGTTCCCGGTGAGCATGACATGGGCATTATCGCTGAGATCCTTCCTCGCAAAAGCGAGATTGCTCGTTGGCGAGGCTCAGCACGTGGCGAGAAGCAAACGCTTGCAGCAAATATCGATACCGTTTTTGTGGTGCAGGCCCTCGATAAAAGGGAGATTTCCATTGACCGCATCGTGCGCAGCACCGTCATAGCGCTTGACAGCGGTATCCGTGCGGTTGTTGTACTGACCAAAGCTGACGCTTTGGATGCGGCGTTGCTCAAACGCAGCCTCACCGCAATCCGAGAGGTGCTGGACGAGACGGTTTCTGTGGTAGTCACCTCATCAAAGTTTGAAGTTTTTGATGATGCGGATTGCACGGAAATGCAGCGGGCCGCTCATGATTTTGGTGCACAGTGGGGTATTGACGCGGTACGTGGAGAAGTTCCGCAAGGCAGCGTTGCGATGGTGCTTGGCGAGTCCGGAGCGGGGAAATCTACGCTACTCAATGCCCTTCTCGGTCATGACGCGCTTGAAACGGGCGAAGTGCGGGTCTCTGACAGGGAAGGTCGGCACACGACGGTAGCGCGGCGTATGGTATCGCTTCCGGGGGCCGGCGTCATTGTGGACGAGCCGGGTCTTCGAAGTTTGCCTGTCGTAGGCCATGAGTGCGGCCTTGCGCGGGTGTTTCCTAAGATTTTGTCAGCCGCGCAGAGATGCAAATTCCGTGATTGCACTCATACGCATGAGCCCGGCTGCGCCGTTCAGGCTGCACTGCAGGCAGGGGAGTTTCCTTCAGCGCGCCTTGAGGCGTATCTCTTGCTTGCGCGCGAGATGCGCTCAAGCGCTCAGCAGCTTGACCCGGATGTGGTGCTGTAG
- a CDS encoding SAF domain-containing protein, with translation MSRRFRFILSGACALLAVLCCIVYGNQIRAEAEQSRAEVIERYGGEVVNLVVATRPIEAGDTVSSSNTQVKSWVSDLAPEGSFTNADDIMGKQVTIPVSAGTPLTQLNFRSEKTAVSIPKSLVGLSISHGEKTGLVGRVSAGTTLAAYEMTEHGIRLLSTDVTLLSDTGEGASLSGTPLVLGVLPKDMTSILSAEAKGTLRLVVPGDEVDMSEITTQNAPTEVRPDKADVSTSSENAAASDNTVASDGTAADGEQADVAEGSDDAEYYFEEE, from the coding sequence ATGTCACGACGTTTTCGGTTCATCCTTTCAGGAGCATGCGCGCTTCTCGCGGTACTCTGCTGCATTGTGTACGGCAATCAGATCAGAGCGGAAGCTGAACAGTCTCGTGCCGAGGTAATTGAACGCTATGGCGGTGAGGTGGTAAATCTTGTGGTCGCCACGCGGCCAATCGAGGCAGGAGACACTGTTTCAAGTTCCAACACGCAAGTGAAGAGTTGGGTGTCCGACCTTGCTCCGGAGGGTTCGTTTACTAATGCTGACGATATTATGGGAAAACAGGTAACGATTCCTGTAAGCGCAGGTACTCCGCTTACCCAACTAAACTTCCGCTCTGAGAAAACGGCGGTAAGCATCCCTAAAAGCCTCGTAGGGCTTTCGATTTCACATGGCGAGAAAACCGGTCTTGTGGGGAGAGTTTCTGCAGGAACTACGCTGGCCGCGTATGAGATGACAGAGCATGGCATACGCCTGCTTTCGACTGACGTAACACTTTTATCTGATACAGGCGAAGGCGCTTCTCTTTCTGGCACGCCTTTGGTGCTCGGCGTTTTGCCGAAGGATATGACAAGCATTTTATCGGCTGAGGCAAAAGGGACACTTCGACTGGTAGTTCCCGGCGATGAAGTGGACATGTCTGAAATAACAACTCAAAACGCGCCGACTGAAGTACGTCCTGACAAAGCGGACGTTTCTACATCCTCTGAAAATGCTGCTGCCTCTGATAACACTGTAGCTTCCGATGGTACCGCCGCCGATGGCGAGCAGGCCGATGTGGCGGAAGGTTCTGACGACGCGGAATATTATTTTGAGGAGGAATAA
- a CDS encoding P-loop NTPase, with protein sequence MKEKWLAFSDIAYRIELNLVLSSLGALGNCVFANSAADLRQLALEAQPDEYSIVIGGTKDDVSDINLAAALVHDGNARAVVLVRRNASGSLRSRAARAGIDLVLDPAEIAELAKAGRIQMVDGGLTVLPAVSECDSEKTLDLAPSACPTLENLVPPAEISRAPIITMVSGRGGAGKTTIAASFALTAASWGMKVGLIDLDLTCGNLYSCFADGKMNDLAKFTVHEPGDAAALKISGTQVAKNISLWGPCLKPEMAETVAPFAGNLIQAVSGIVDVVIVDTSTSLTDVVAQAAQLSDRFVIVTGKPTFSLTAMSRISGLAVRLGVARTRIVRIENKANPHTKQDISTGRAEIGLEAARQYRVFDGGADILPLVASGQLPLLLQEQSPFAKSLASTLAQLFLGLGSLPQCDEALKASKWSPEHRLFGLFTRQKEVG encoded by the coding sequence ATGAAGGAGAAATGGCTTGCCTTTTCTGACATTGCCTATCGCATTGAGCTCAATCTTGTCCTTTCTTCTTTGGGAGCCTTAGGTAACTGTGTATTCGCAAACAGCGCGGCGGACCTTCGGCAGCTTGCGTTGGAAGCTCAGCCTGATGAGTATTCGATTGTTATCGGCGGCACAAAAGATGATGTTTCAGATATCAATTTAGCGGCGGCGCTGGTGCATGATGGCAATGCCCGTGCAGTGGTGTTGGTACGCCGCAATGCGTCGGGATCTTTGAGGTCGCGTGCCGCGCGAGCGGGGATTGATTTGGTGCTTGATCCGGCTGAGATTGCGGAGCTTGCTAAAGCCGGAAGGATTCAAATGGTAGACGGGGGTCTCACTGTCCTTCCGGCCGTATCAGAGTGCGACTCAGAAAAAACACTCGACCTCGCTCCCTCCGCATGTCCAACGTTGGAAAATCTCGTTCCTCCCGCAGAAATTTCGCGGGCTCCCATCATAACGATGGTTTCTGGACGAGGAGGAGCAGGAAAAACAACCATAGCGGCTTCGTTTGCGCTTACAGCCGCTTCCTGGGGTATGAAGGTTGGCCTTATTGATCTCGATCTTACCTGTGGCAATCTCTACTCCTGCTTTGCGGACGGCAAAATGAATGACCTGGCCAAGTTTACGGTGCATGAGCCGGGTGACGCGGCGGCACTGAAGATATCTGGAACTCAAGTGGCAAAGAATATTTCGCTTTGGGGGCCTTGTCTTAAACCGGAGATGGCCGAGACAGTAGCTCCTTTCGCGGGCAATCTGATCCAGGCGGTTTCAGGCATTGTTGATGTGGTCATTGTTGATACGTCAACCTCTCTTACTGATGTCGTGGCGCAGGCCGCCCAGTTGAGTGACAGGTTTGTAATTGTTACCGGCAAGCCGACCTTCTCGCTTACCGCTATGTCAAGAATAAGCGGTCTTGCAGTGCGGTTGGGAGTTGCAAGAACCAGGATTGTACGGATTGAGAACAAGGCAAATCCCCATACAAAACAGGATATTTCAACAGGGCGTGCGGAAATTGGGCTTGAAGCAGCTCGCCAGTATCGAGTTTTTGACGGGGGAGCCGATATTTTACCGTTGGTGGCGTCGGGACAATTGCCTTTGCTGCTTCAAGAACAGTCTCCCTTTGCAAAATCTCTCGCGTCCACGCTCGCTCAGCTCTTTTTGGGTCTGGGAAGCCTGCCGCAATGCGATGAAGCTCTGAAAGCTTCAAAGTGGTCGCCTGAGCACCGTCTTTTTGGTTTGTTTACCAGGCAGAAAGAGGTGGGATGA
- a CDS encoding CpaF family protein: MSVLERVHAAQEYVLHEQKQESGSQYFRAVLKKKLIDHLGLSTISQLMKQGDIQYVRKELSVACQSILNEDSSESSKRESSAQIIRQVVDEICGLGPIQPLLEDLEVTEIMINGCGALFYEKNGEIHEADAVFDSPEQILIVMDRILAPLGRRLDQVSPIVDARLANGDRVNAVADPIAINGPAVTIRRFTGKITSLARLIEMKSLPSWMAQLLSWAVKTRRGIAVVGGTGSGKTTLLNALSCEINPAERIVTIEDSAELRFDSHPNVVRLEARAASIEGTGEITIRRLVRNALRMRPDRIIVGEVRGEECIDMLQAMNTGHDGSLTTLHAGTAKEAILRLVLMARFGMDLPTDIIEEQIASAIDLIVMAQRLPDGRRYVTSISEVFWGEDRTVHTKECVSFDVPTRQWRLNWVPSFVETAAKEGRISRGEVETWEKRVSFASAS; the protein is encoded by the coding sequence ATGAGCGTTTTAGAGCGCGTTCACGCCGCGCAAGAATATGTGTTGCATGAGCAGAAGCAAGAAAGCGGGTCGCAGTATTTTCGGGCGGTCTTAAAGAAGAAGCTCATAGATCATCTGGGGCTTTCTACAATCTCTCAGCTTATGAAGCAAGGAGACATCCAATACGTCCGCAAGGAATTGAGCGTTGCCTGTCAATCGATTCTCAACGAAGATTCGTCTGAAAGTTCAAAGCGCGAAAGTTCGGCACAAATAATTCGACAAGTAGTTGACGAGATTTGTGGACTTGGTCCCATTCAGCCGCTTCTGGAAGACCTCGAAGTTACCGAGATTATGATTAACGGCTGCGGAGCGCTCTTTTACGAGAAGAACGGCGAGATTCACGAAGCGGACGCGGTCTTTGACTCTCCGGAACAGATTCTCATTGTGATGGACCGTATTTTGGCACCTTTAGGCAGGCGTCTTGACCAAGTGAGCCCTATCGTGGACGCCCGTCTAGCCAATGGGGACAGAGTAAATGCGGTGGCAGACCCTATTGCCATCAATGGCCCTGCGGTAACTATCCGTCGGTTTACCGGCAAAATCACCTCTCTCGCAAGATTGATTGAGATGAAGTCACTGCCTTCGTGGATGGCGCAATTGCTTTCGTGGGCGGTAAAAACAAGAAGAGGCATTGCGGTCGTAGGTGGTACCGGTTCAGGAAAGACAACGCTTTTAAATGCACTTTCTTGTGAGATTAATCCAGCGGAGCGCATTGTGACCATTGAGGATTCAGCGGAGCTGCGCTTCGATTCGCATCCCAATGTCGTGCGGCTTGAAGCTCGTGCGGCATCCATCGAGGGTACTGGTGAAATTACCATCAGGCGCCTGGTGAGAAATGCGCTGCGTATGCGGCCGGACAGAATCATTGTAGGTGAGGTTCGGGGAGAAGAATGCATTGACATGCTCCAGGCTATGAATACCGGCCACGATGGTTCCCTTACAACGCTTCATGCTGGAACAGCAAAAGAGGCAATCTTGCGACTGGTGCTTATGGCTCGCTTTGGAATGGATTTACCTACGGACATTATCGAGGAGCAGATAGCCTCTGCTATCGATCTGATTGTAATGGCGCAACGACTACCTGACGGAAGACGGTATGTCACTTCAATTTCGGAGGTGTTTTGGGGAGAAGATCGAACGGTTCATACCAAGGAATGCGTCTCGTTCGATGTGCCTACACGACAATGGCGACTTAATTGGGTTCCATCATTTGTTGAAACAGCGGCCAAAGAAGGGCGAATCTCAAGAGGGGAGGTGGAAACATGGGAAAAGCGAGTGTCCTTTGCTTCGGCATCTTAA
- a CDS encoding type II secretion system F family protein, translating into MGKASVLCFGILIGIFVYVLSGITQTLRESFKYGGVLQTLAVDILSPLSQTALVANLYEVTCWRHMAALVQQQVKSESVQISSEESCAAVLIGISALSLFTGLLFRSFAGGIFAAVGCVVFIPMKYENDCRKRKLEVAHGMPGIYRTLSIALGSGQTLSQAIEYVGNHSHGTVSQYFVRASLKLRCGMPVETVVEELASDLSVPGSSLLATALVISHRTGSPLRNLFLRTAALVEHQAEFERLLSVKTAQVRLSARIVCLLPLLLIGTLSLISPDFQQGLATTSGLLCVAVALGMDACALIIIKRLMKKVL; encoded by the coding sequence ATGGGAAAAGCGAGTGTCCTTTGCTTCGGCATCTTAATCGGAATTTTTGTATATGTTCTTTCCGGAATCACTCAAACCTTACGAGAATCGTTCAAGTACGGCGGCGTTTTACAGACCCTGGCTGTCGATATTTTGAGTCCCCTTTCTCAAACAGCGCTTGTTGCGAATTTGTATGAGGTGACTTGTTGGAGACACATGGCAGCGCTGGTGCAACAGCAGGTAAAAAGCGAGAGCGTTCAAATCTCCTCCGAAGAGTCCTGCGCCGCGGTTCTTATCGGTATAAGTGCCCTGTCACTATTTACAGGACTTCTCTTTCGGTCTTTTGCCGGTGGGATTTTCGCTGCGGTAGGATGTGTTGTCTTTATACCAATGAAGTATGAAAACGATTGCCGTAAGCGTAAGCTTGAGGTAGCTCACGGTATGCCTGGAATCTATCGGACACTCTCCATTGCGCTTGGCTCAGGGCAGACGCTGTCTCAGGCTATAGAATATGTCGGAAATCATTCTCACGGGACCGTGTCTCAGTATTTTGTGCGCGCGTCTCTCAAGCTGCGGTGTGGCATGCCGGTTGAGACGGTTGTTGAAGAATTGGCGTCGGATCTGTCTGTTCCCGGATCAAGTTTGCTTGCGACAGCTCTTGTTATTTCGCATAGAACAGGAAGTCCTCTCCGGAATCTCTTTTTGAGGACAGCGGCGCTCGTAGAACACCAGGCAGAGTTCGAGAGACTTCTCTCAGTAAAAACGGCTCAAGTACGTCTTTCGGCTCGCATTGTCTGTTTATTGCCGCTTTTGCTTATCGGAACGCTCTCACTCATTTCTCCCGATTTTCAGCAAGGACTTGCAACGACATCAGGGCTGCTTTGTGTTGCGGTCGCGTTGGGAATGGACGCATGCGCGCTCATTATCATCAAAAGACTTATGAAAAAGGTGCTCTGA